The genome window CAGATCGAAGCGAACGTGAAGCTCGAAAAGCGCGTATGCGGCGGGGCACCGTTCTACGTGCTGGGACCGCTGACCTGCGATGTCGCACCGGGCTACGACCACATCACCGGCGCGATCGGCGGCGCGATCGCATCGGCCGCGGGCACCGATTTTCTCTGCTACGTCACCCCGGCCGAGCATCTGCGCCTGCCGGACATCAACGACGTTCGCGACGGCGTTATCGCCACGCGAATCGCGGCTCACTCGGGCGACCTTGTGAAGGGCGTGCGCGCGGCCAAGGTCTGGAACGACCAGATGTCGCGCTACCGCAAGGCGCTCAACTGGGAGGGCATGTACGCGATGGCGATGGACCCCGACAGGGCGCGCTCGTACAAGGAAGAGAGCGAGGCCGCCGGCTCCAACGTCTGCTCGATGTGCGGCTCGCTGTGTTCGATCAATATCGACAACGCCGCGATCAAGTTCACCAAGCGCCGCGCGCTTGCCGAGGCAGAAGCTCATGCCGCGGGGTGACGAGAATCACGACTACTCCGCCGCGCTCGAGCTGGAGCTGAAAGACCAGAACGGAGTAACGCGGCGGCTCGCCGATTTTCGCGGTCACAACCTGGTTGTGTTCTTCTATCCAAAAGATGACACGCCAGGATGCACGGTCGAGGGCAAGGAGTTTCGCGATCACTTCGAGGAATTCCGCGCGCTCGATACGCACATCATCGGCGTGAGCACCGATCCGGTCGACCGCCATCTCGCGTTCGCGACCAAGCACGCGTTTCCGTACCTGCTGCTGTCCGATGAGGGCGGCCAGCTCTGCGAGGCATTCGGCGTGCTGCGCGGAACGCGCGCGGCGCGCTCGACCTTCGTCTTCGATACGGATTTGCGCGTGCGGCGCGTCTTCCAGGAAGTGACGCCGCGCGGTCACGCGGCGCAGGTGCTGAGCCTGATACGCGCGCTGGTCGAATCGCATCGAATGATCGGCGGCTGATCTGATACAACGCGCCTGATGCGCCGCTGGGGCGCCATGGTTATAGTTGTGAATTGAAACCAACGCTGCCCGCGGGCGGGACGGTGAAGCTTATGGCAAAGACATCGAAAAATATCATCGACGAAGCGCGCGCCAATATTAAGGCGATCGACATCGACGAAGCGCGCAAGATGCTCGATAAGCCGGGCACGGTGCTGATCGACGTGCGCGAGCCCGACGAATGGCGCCAGGGCCATATCCCCCAGGCGGTCGCGATTTCGCGCGGATTCCTCGAGCTGCGCGTCGAAGAAAAAATTCCTGACCACAAGACGCCGGTAATCGTCCAGTGCGCATCGGGAACGCGCTCGCTGCTCGCGGCGCGCACTCTGCGCGAACTTGGCTACGAGAATCTCTACAACCTGACCGGCGGCTTCAACGCGTGGAAGGATCGCGGCCTGCCGTGGGTCGCGGATCGCCAGTTCACGAACGAAGAGCTGAATCGTTACTCGCGCCATTTCGTGATCCCCGAGGTCGGCGAGAAGGGCCAGGCCAGACTGCTCGATTCCAAGGTCTTGCTGCTCGGCACCGGCGCCCTCGGCTCCCCTTCATCGCTATATCTCGCCGCTGCGGGAGTGGGGACCATCGGCCTCGTCGATTTCGATGTCGTCGATCTCTCCAACCTCCAACGCCAGATCGTTCATAACGTCGATCGCGTCGGGATGCTGAAGACCGAATCGGCGCAGAAGCAGATCAACGCGCTCAACCCCGGTATCAAGGTCGTGCGCCACGATGTGCGCCTCACGTCCGAGAACGTGATGGGCATCATCAAGGACTACGACGTGGTCGTGAACTGCGGCGACAACTTCCCGACGCGCTACCTCATCAACGATGCGTGCGTGTTCGCGAAGAAGCCGCTGGTCGACGGCGCGATCTTCCGTTTCGAGGGTCAAGCCACCGTTTTCTGGCCCGACAAGGGCGGCCCCTGCTACCGATGCCTGTATCCCGAGCCCGCGCCGCCTGACATGGCCCCGTCTTGCGCGGAGGCCGGGGTGCTCGGCGCGCTGCCAGGGGTGATCGGCTCGATCGAAGCGCTCGAAGCGATGAAGATCCTCCTCGGCGCAGGCCATCCGCTAATCGGCAAGATGGTTTACTTCGACACGCTGTCGGAGCGCGACTACGTGCGCATCCTGAAGATCCGCAAGGATCCGAAGTGCCCCGTATGCAGCGAGCATCCAACCCAGACCAGCCTCATCGACTACGAAGCCTTCTGCGGCCTCGGCACCCCACAAAACGGCACGGCTCACGCAACCGAAGGAGCGGCGGCAAGCGCGGCGGCGCGCTAGCTTTCAGTTTTCTATCGCGCAACCTAAGGCGGTCATTTGTCAGCCGAGAAGATCGCTCGATTGACTGTTCACGCGCGTTCTAGGCGAGACTCATATCGCGCGTGATCGTTCAATAAGGCAAAGACCCTCTATCCGTCGTCACGTCGGCAAATGAATTGTGACGTCGCAATCGAAGAAGTCGTCAATTCTGGTGCGCATCGCCGCCATCTAAAGGTCCGGCTACGATCGGACCATGTCCGTTCGGCGGCCGCCTAAACGCGAACGAGACCAGAGCAAAGGTGTTTGCCGCGAAAAGCGGCGTGACATCGCCCGAAATTCTGTTCAGACTCAAGACGCCAGGAAGGCGTAGTTTCGTTGGCCGGGGGGCATAAGACGGCGTTTCCACCGCTGTTGAGCGTCGGACGACATCCAAAGACAGTGGACGAATTGCGTGAGCTTTGCGTTACCGACCCGATGTTCGCGTTGTCGAAGGGTCGTTCTGAGATATTTGCTTCGCGGAGGAAATATTTAAGGAGCTCACGTCAGAAAAATTCCGGCGGAAATTTGGGTTGATGGAAGCTTTTTGACAAAAAAATTGAACCGGATGATGTTGATTTGGCCGTAGTGCTAAGGGAAGCGGACTTACCAACTACTTCAACCGGGATAGCGCTCTTGAAGAGGATTGCAGCTAAAGGATTTAAGTTAAAATAGATATCTTAGTTTAAAACCCATGAAAAGGATTCTATTGTCCACGTTGCTTTTCTTCTTCGTTCTTTCAACCTTCTTTACTGCGGCGCGGGCTGCTGGAGGACCCGAGTTCAACTACTTCACCGTTTCGGCACCTATTCGTTTGAAGATTGGACCGCATGAGTCTATCGATGAATACACACTCGAAACGCTGGGCGCTGTGGTGATTAGCACTAAGGTTCCATTCCAGTGGAACATGGAAATAGATAACTCGGAAGGATCGCGCACACATTTAAACTCAATGGCAACCGCGCGGACCGAGGGCGCGCCATCGTGAAATATCGTCGAGCAGTGACGATGATCGCGATTCTCTGCTCGGCAGCACTCGCTGTCATTTCCCATCCCCTCGCCGCCGGTGCCGATTCAGCGACCTCTGGCGTGGTGGTGGTCAAAACTCGGCCAGGCTCCGTTCGCGGCTTGATTAACGGACACACGCGCAAATTCATGGGAATCCCGTTCGCCGCGCCTCCGGTTGGCAAGCTGCGATGGGAACCGCCGCAACCGCATGCGGACTGGACCGGAATCCTCGATGCAGCCCGGCCAGGCAGTTCGTGTCCGCAAATGAGCTTTTCCGGCTCTCGTCTTGAAGGATCGGAAGACTGCCTCTATCTAAATGTCTATACGCCGAATCCGGCAGGCAGTGGACTGCCGGTGATGGTCTGGATACACGGCGGCTCGTTCATTATGGGTTCGGGGGCGGATTACGACGGCACGATGCTCGCGCAAAAGGGCAATCTGATCGTGGTGACGATCAATTATCGCCTTGGACCGCTAGGATTTCTCGCGAGCCGCAGCATCGAGCGCACGAGCCCCGATCATACTTCCGGCAATTACGGAATCATGGATCAGCAGGTCGCGTTCAAGTGGGTAAAGGAAAATATCGCGGCGTTTGGCGGAGATCCGTCGCGAGTGACTATCGCGGGCGAATCCGCGGGCGGCCAAAGCGTGGGCTTGCAGATCGTGTCACCGCTTGCTGCAGGATTATTTCAGCGCGCGATTCTGGAGAGCGGGCCCTTCATCTCAATGCGCCCGATCGCCTCAACGCGCACGCTCGCCGAGCAGGATAAGCACAGCGACGAATTCATCGGCAAGCTCGGATGCAGCGGCGCCTACGATGTCCTCGCATGCCTGCGCGACCAGCCGCTCGATCAGGTCATGAGAGCTCTCCCCGCGAGCCCGATCGGACAGGCAGAACCGGTCTGGGCTCCGGTGATCGATGGGCACGTGGTGCCGACTGAGCCGGGCGACGCTCTGCGCGCGGGCAAGTTCAACAAGGTACCTGTCATCAGCGGCTCCAATCACGACGAAGGCACCCTGTTCATGGCCTATGGCCAGCAGCTCAGCGTCGCTCAGTATGAAGCCGGATTGCGGCATTGGTCGGGAGACAAGGCGCCGCAAGCGCTGGAAGCGTATCCGGCGTCAAAATACTCGACTCCGCTGCAAGCCCTTGCGGCGGTGTTCGGCGACAGAATACTCAGTTGTCCGATAATAGGAGCGACCGAGTTACTATCTACGCAGGTGCCAGTGTTTCAATATGAATTCAACGACCCGCATGCGCCGGGACTTTTCCCGAATCCACCATTTCCGCTCGGCGCCTCGCATGGCTCGGAAATCCCGTACGTATTCGGAAGCGCCAGCCAGAGAGCATCGGCGACGCCCGAGCAGCAACGGTTATCCGACGCGATGATGCAGTACTGGATCGACTTCATCCTTACGGGAGACCCCGATGGGCATCAGCCGCGATGGAACCGCTACAGCGACACTACTCATCAGGTGCTGTCGCTCGCGCCGGGCGCGATCAGGATGGAATCAGATTTTCGCGCCGAACATCACTGCGACCTGTGGGAGTCGATGGACACAAGCGGCTTGCGCGTCGGTCGAGCCGCAGACGGGCAATGACTGCCTGCATTCAAGGTTGGTAACGACGGGCATTCGTTATCAGAGGCATTGATGCAAACTTGGCTTGCCGGTAACAAGCGCCGGTCGTAAGGTCATGCTCGTGTTGGCGACTCTTGAGCATACCAGCAATCCGGCTTAAACGCATTCGCGAATGTGGGCAATTCGTCTCTTTACAAGAATGATCTTGCGTCCTTCAACCACTTCGTCACAATTGGAAAGTTCCTCGACACTCGAATGGGGCCTGAGTTTGACATGAAACTTACCCTAACTATTGGGGACATGAACGACCAAGAGCGAAAGGTGACCGTGCCTCTAACGCAAATGCAACTCACGCCCATCGCTAAACCTTAAGCGACCATTCGGATATCAGAGTTATCCAGAGTTCTACCGTCCCCGGCGGGATGATCTCCGATGCCGATTTCTTTCCATTTCAACCAGAATCGGAGATATCTAGTTATGTTTCGTTTGGCGGCGGCGCCTGGACTAGTCAGACCTTCACAATATCGGCGAACCGCACCAATTCCGGCGAGTGAGATCGAATTGGCGGTTCTCGGTATTGCCGTGCTGGTAGCGTTTGGTGTCATTCTCGCGCTGGCGTGGAATCGCTTGAATGCGAGACCGTCGAACGCAGCGTCCAAAGGGCTGGAAAGGAGTTGATTTCGATTTCCCCGACCCCTGAGCCTTCATCCGGCGTCGAGTGACAAACTCCTTCAATCTTGCTCATACACTCATCTCCACTTACTCGCACGGGGCAATCCGCCTGGCGTAGTGCGTATGGTGCAATCGATGAATCGTTCCGAGCGGTATCTTTCGAGCGTCGCGAGCGTCGATTGATCGATGAGACGAATGATGTGGAAGGGGAGACTCTGAATATGGTGGGAGAACTGGTTGGCGGCGGCGTCGTGAACGGCACCTTCCATTTGCGCTTTCTGAACGCACCCGATATCAAGGGTCGCATAGGCCGTTCGTTCGCACGCGGCGGCGATTTAAACTGGCCTTTCTCGTGAAATGTGGGCGGGCGGCAGCGATGGCGTCCGCCTTGTGTTTTCTGGAATTATTCATCGGCGAGGAACTTGCGGATGGCGCTCGGACCGTTTTATGTCGCGCAAAGGCTTCGGGAGGGAAAGGGCTTGAGAGGGACCGCGCTTTTCATGCGCCACGGCGAGACCGCGTGGAATCGCGAGGGCCGCGTGATGGGCCGCAATCAGATCAATCTCGACGAGCACGGCCGCGCCCAGGTCGCAGCCTCGATCCCGTTCGCGCAACTGATCGCGCCCGAGATCATTGTGAGCAGTCCGCTCAATCGCGCAAAGCAATCCGCCGAGATCATCGCAAGCGGCCTCGACGGCGTGCAGATCGCGCTCGATGAGGATCTCTCCGAAGTTCAATACGGCCGCTGGGAAGGGATGGTTTACGACGAGCTGGTCGATGACCCCGAGTATCGCACCTATCGCGAGCATACCCTGGACACTCCCACTCCCGGCGGCGAGACCATCGCGCAGGTGCAGACGCGCGGCGTGGCGGCCGTGCTGCGCGCGATCGCGGCGAACCCGGCCCGCCGCGTGCTGTTCGTATCGCACGGCGACATCATTCGCACCGTGCTCTGTCATTTCATGGGCCTCGGCCTCGAGCACTTCCGGCGCATCCGCGTCGACAATGCAACGTTCTCCGCGATCCAGATCGCGGGCGATTTCGCGGAGATTAAATTTCTTAATCTGCTGCCCGATCCGGGGCGCGCTTTCGTTGCACCATTCAAGAGCAAGCGCAATAAAGTTGAGAATCACTAGCCGCGTGGCATAGTTCTCGCGGTAACAATTTGTGCGGTAGAGGCAGCGGGCCTCCGCCGCTTGAACTCCGTGATCGTTTCTTCCGCTCCCGCGCGGGATGCGGAGGACGGGAGCGCGCGTCGTATGTGGATTGTCCAAC of Candidatus Binataceae bacterium contains these proteins:
- a CDS encoding peroxiredoxin, producing MPRGDENHDYSAALELELKDQNGVTRRLADFRGHNLVVFFYPKDDTPGCTVEGKEFRDHFEEFRALDTHIIGVSTDPVDRHLAFATKHAFPYLLLSDEGGQLCEAFGVLRGTRAARSTFVFDTDLRVRRVFQEVTPRGHAAQVLSLIRALVESHRMIGG
- the moeB gene encoding molybdopterin-synthase adenylyltransferase MoeB, giving the protein MAKTSKNIIDEARANIKAIDIDEARKMLDKPGTVLIDVREPDEWRQGHIPQAVAISRGFLELRVEEKIPDHKTPVIVQCASGTRSLLAARTLRELGYENLYNLTGGFNAWKDRGLPWVADRQFTNEELNRYSRHFVIPEVGEKGQARLLDSKVLLLGTGALGSPSSLYLAAAGVGTIGLVDFDVVDLSNLQRQIVHNVDRVGMLKTESAQKQINALNPGIKVVRHDVRLTSENVMGIIKDYDVVVNCGDNFPTRYLINDACVFAKKPLVDGAIFRFEGQATVFWPDKGGPCYRCLYPEPAPPDMAPSCAEAGVLGALPGVIGSIEALEAMKILLGAGHPLIGKMVYFDTLSERDYVRILKIRKDPKCPVCSEHPTQTSLIDYEAFCGLGTPQNGTAHATEGAAASAAAR
- a CDS encoding carboxylesterase/lipase family protein, with protein sequence MKYRRAVTMIAILCSAALAVISHPLAAGADSATSGVVVVKTRPGSVRGLINGHTRKFMGIPFAAPPVGKLRWEPPQPHADWTGILDAARPGSSCPQMSFSGSRLEGSEDCLYLNVYTPNPAGSGLPVMVWIHGGSFIMGSGADYDGTMLAQKGNLIVVTINYRLGPLGFLASRSIERTSPDHTSGNYGIMDQQVAFKWVKENIAAFGGDPSRVTIAGESAGGQSVGLQIVSPLAAGLFQRAILESGPFISMRPIASTRTLAEQDKHSDEFIGKLGCSGAYDVLACLRDQPLDQVMRALPASPIGQAEPVWAPVIDGHVVPTEPGDALRAGKFNKVPVISGSNHDEGTLFMAYGQQLSVAQYEAGLRHWSGDKAPQALEAYPASKYSTPLQALAAVFGDRILSCPIIGATELLSTQVPVFQYEFNDPHAPGLFPNPPFPLGASHGSEIPYVFGSASQRASATPEQQRLSDAMMQYWIDFILTGDPDGHQPRWNRYSDTTHQVLSLAPGAIRMESDFRAEHHCDLWESMDTSGLRVGRAADGQ
- a CDS encoding histidine phosphatase family protein, translated to MRGTALFMRHGETAWNREGRVMGRNQINLDEHGRAQVAASIPFAQLIAPEIIVSSPLNRAKQSAEIIASGLDGVQIALDEDLSEVQYGRWEGMVYDELVDDPEYRTYREHTLDTPTPGGETIAQVQTRGVAAVLRAIAANPARRVLFVSHGDIIRTVLCHFMGLGLEHFRRIRVDNATFSAIQIAGDFAEIKFLNLLPDPGRAFVAPFKSKRNKVENH